Proteins encoded by one window of Vitis vinifera cultivar Pinot Noir 40024 chromosome 10, ASM3070453v1:
- the LOC100242277 gene encoding berberine bridge enzyme-like 8, whose product MGTSSSSMLSLLSIIFLLSLSWAASDSVHGAFLQCLSTHSQSSHPISAVLYTPDNSSYSSVLESYIRNLRFNTSTTPKPRLIITATHESHIKAALICSKKHGLQMKIRSGGHDYEGVSYVSDVPFFILDMFNLRSISVDIEDESAWVQAGATLGEIYYRIAEKSKIHGFSAGVCPRVGAGGHFSGGGYGNMMRKYGLSVDNIVDAELVDVNGRLLNRKSMGEDLFWAIRGGGGASYGVIVSYKIKLVQVPDTVTVFRVARTLEQNATNIVYQWQQVADKVDGDLFIRLTMDVVNRSRSGEKTVRATFRSLFLGSSERLLSIMNTSLPELGLQSSDCTEMSWVESVLFWTNFATGTPVEALLDRKPQVLTHLKRKSDYLKEPIPKAGLEGIWKKMIELQTPALAFNPYGGKMAEISPSATPFPHRAGNLCKIQYATNWDEEGSEAAERYINLTRQLYSYMTPFVSKSPREAFLNYRDLDLGINHNGKNSYLEGRVYGIKYFKKNFNRLVRIKTKVDPGNFFRNEQSIPTLPY is encoded by the coding sequence ATGGGAACTTCAAGCTCTTCAATGCTTTCATTGCTTTCAATCATCTTTTTGCTCTCTCTTTCATGGGCAGCTTCGGATTCTGTTCATGGAGCTTTTCTTCAATGCCTTTCTACCCATTCTCAGTCTTCTCATCCCATCTCTGCAGTACTATACACTCCTGATAACTCTTCATATTCGTCTGTTTTAGAGTCATACATTAGAAACCTCCGATTCAATACATCTACAACCCCTAAACCGCGCCTTATCATCACCGCCACCCATGAGTCGCACATAAAAGCTGCCCTTATTTGCTCTAAGAAGCATGGCTTGCAGATGAAAATTCGAAGCGGTGGCCATGACTACGAGGGCGTGTCTTATGTATCCGATGTCCCATTCTTCATCCTTGATATGTTCAATCTTCGATCCATTAGTGTGGATATAGAAGATGAGAGTGCTTGGGTTCAGGCTGGAGCAACTCTTGGTGAAATTTACTATAGGATTGCCGAGAAAAGCAAGATTCATGGCTTTTCTGCTGGTGTATGTCCTAGAGTTGGTGCTGGTGGCCACTTCAGTGGTGGCGGTTATGGTAATATGATGAGAAAGTACGGGCTGTCTGTTGATAACATTGTGGATGCAGAGTTGGTTGATGTTAATGGCCGACTTCTCAACCGAAAATCAATGGGGGAAGACTTGTTTTGGGCCATTAGAGGAGGAGGTGGAGCTAGCTATGGCGTCATTGTTTCTTATAAAATCAAGCTTGTCCAAGTTCCAGATACAGTAACTGTTTTCCGAGTTGCAAGGACCTTGGAACAGAATGCAACAAACATTGTGTATCAGTGGCAGCAAGTTGCAGATAAGGTTGATGGCGATCTATTCATCAGACTAACCATGGATGTGGTGAATAGAAGCCGGAGTGGAGAGAAGACAGTAAGAGCTACATTCCGGTCCTTGTTCCTTGGAAGTTCTGAAAGACTTCTCTCCATCATGAACACGAGCTTACCCGAGTTGGGGTTGCAGAGCTCAGACTGCACCGAGATGAGTTGGGTAGAGTCTGTCCTCTTCTGGACAAACTTTGCCACCGGAACGCCTGTTGAGGCTTTGCTTGATCGAAAGCCTCAAGTACTCACCCACTTAAAGAGGAAATCAGACTATCTGAAGGAACCAATTCCAAAGGCTGGTTTGGAGGGGATATGGAAGAAAATGATCGAGCTACAGACGCCAGCTCTGGCCTTCAACCCTTACGGTGGAAAGATGGCTGAGATTTCCCCGTCTGCAACTCCTTTTCCACACCGCGCAGGGAACCTATGCAAAATCCAGTACGCCACAAACTGGGATGAGGAAGGGAGTGAGGCGGCCGAACGATACATAAACTTGACACGACAGCTCTACAGTTACATGACTCCCTTTGTTTCCAAGTCCCCCAGAGAGGCATTTCTCAACTATAGGGATCTGGACTTGGGTATCAACCACAACGGTAAGAACAGCTACTTGGAAGGAAGAGTTTATGGGATCAAGTACTTCAAGAAGAATTTCAACAGGCTGGTGCGGATCAAGACCAAGGTTGATCCTGGTAATTTCTTCAGAAATGAACAAAGCATCCCAACTCTTCCCTATTAA